The following are from one region of the Ostrinia nubilalis chromosome 28, ilOstNubi1.1, whole genome shotgun sequence genome:
- the LOC135085279 gene encoding zinc finger protein 184-like isoform X1, whose translation MPTHQKAGICLVPDCLSAYYPGSRTRFHKFPVKLKERGKWLRSLGMKPSDYTKNGMICYLHFKSTDYKENNIRKKLKDDAVPSKLDCSDSSNSDIDLYSDAIKTALEKVQPGSSLSDTSDDDLNLSKIKKKIRKPKKKPKKVAHTIIKHTIVKNEKVTLQKKLQDSDVKTDEVLTQVCRICLATGCKMYSMKKYDLEQKYLLLTGITCDMFDDTKMPQVVCYECVKRLQNYVDFSTRSLTAWTVLMELIEQNTLTLDTIQQLDRQKSNLASKLALTVIEYEEIDDQKDSINDFNDTSKNDDDPKDVDFKFKPEFDINVSIDYNGEESDQWEEDNEVTTLTVANSDENSEEDVTEEYCTFGKKTITRAQYKKEFNKIFIEKTMNPQEQREEFENRKNNSVYLNSKFKCVQCYRGFQLEDKYDDHMKRHTNECGEFVCDICKTHYLSRIAIVKHIRASHDKIAKCRLCPFISSWKSAQATHKISHEGFRFRCSSCPKHYSKHSTYMYHVQSCHPEDAICHLCGESFTGIPPLQKHLQSKHLEGDLQIQPSTKSTQFGPVKKIKTTTKYTIVGYVTTLPQDSPVCDQCNVQFLNKRALERHLRVSPSHGNPPSDTYKPLKGYTPGRNRKWRYRYKKLGPVTCEECGDVFPGFRMFQRHFADQHPGEPRGFYPERREFVCDQCGKMFWSLSVLNDHNQTHCGLEPYKCDKCGKTFSMKSTLHRHLSTHKPAPECNLCGKQFAAVYNLKRHILIHMNAKPYACEPCNKRFCTPSEKKAHIAHCHLGVPYPKKRPKHERMLRPYRHRLIKMDIDDSNSTMTDPIEEELIQMHEE comes from the exons ATGCCGACACACCAAAAGGCGGGAATCTGTTTGGTTCCCGATTGTTTGTCCGCGTATTATCCAGGATCTCGCACACGCTTCCACAA ATTCCCTGTGAAATTGAAGGAAAGAGGCAAATGGTTGAGAAGTCTAGGAATGAAACCGTCAGATTATACAAAAAACGGCATGATATGCTACTTGCATTTTAAAAGTACGGACTACAAAGAGAACAATATCAGGAAGAAACTCAAAGACGATGCAGTGCCTTCTAAATTAGATTGTTCAGATTCGTCCAACTCAGATATTGATCTTTACag TGATGCCATCAAAACAGCTTTGGAAAAAGTCCAACCTGGATCGTCACTAAGTGACACTTCCGATGATGATCTCAATTTATCcaaaataaagaagaaaattagGAAACCTAAGAAGAAACCTAAAAAAGTAGCCCACACTATTATTAAACATACTATTGTTAAAAATGAGAAGGTTACATTGCAGAAGAAATTGCAGGATTCTGATGTCAAGACAGATGAAGTATTAACACAA gTGTGCAGAATATGTTTAGCAACAGGCTGCAAAATGTATTCAATGAAAAAGTATGATCTCGAACAAAAATACCTTTTGCTGACCGGAATCAcg TGTGACATGTTCGACGATACAAAAATGCCTCAAGTGGTATGTTACGAGTGCGTGAAACGCCTTCAAAACTATGTAGACTTCAGTACTAGGAGTCTTACTGCATGGACTGTACTGATGGAGCTTATTGAACAGAACACA CTTACACTGGACACAATACAGCAATTAGATCGCCAAAAAAGTAATCTAGCATCAAAATTGGCGCTCACAGTTATTGAGTATGAAGAAATCGACGACCAGAAGGATTCAATCAATGATTTTAATGACACTAGTAAAAACGATGATGATCCGAAAGACGtagattttaaatttaaaccgGAATTCGATATTAATGTATCTATTGATTATAACGGTGAGGAAAGTGACCAGTGGGAAGAAGATAATGAAGTGACAACGCTAACCGTGG CAAACAGCGATGAAAATTCAGAAGAAGATGTGACAGAAGAATACTGCACCTTTGGCAAGAAAACAATAACTCGCGCGCAATACaagaaagaatttaataaaatcttcatagagaagACCATGAATCCGCAAGAACAACGGGAGGAGTTCGAAAACAGAAAGAATAATTCTGTTTATTTGAATTCAAAGTTCAAATGCGTGCAGTGTTATAGAGGTTTTCAGTTGGAAGATAAATATGATGATCACATGAAGAGGCATACTAAT GAATGCGGCGAGTTCGTCTGTGACATATGTAAGACACACTACCTGAGTCGCATCGCCATAGTGAAGCATATTAG AGCGAGCCATGACAAGATCGCCAAATGCCGGTTGTGCCCGTTCATTTCTTCCTGGAAGTCCGCGCAGGCGACACACAAGATTTCCCATGAAGGCTTCCGCTTCCGCTGCAGTAGCTGCCCCAAGCACTACTC CAAACACTCGACATACATGTACCACGTGCAAAGCTGCCACCCGGAAGATGCAATCTGCCACCTTTGCGGCGAGTCGTTCACGGGAATCCCTCCGCTACAGAAGCACTTGCAGTCCAAGCACTTGGAGGGGGATTTACAG ATCCAGCCTTCGACAAAATCAACGCAATTCGGGCCCGTGAAGAAAATCAAAACTACCACAAAATACACCATAGTGGGCTACGTCACTACG CTGCCCCAAGACAGCCCAGTCTGCGACCAATGCAACGTGCAGTTCTTAAACAAGCGCGCGCTTGAGCGTCATCTACGTGTGTCCCCGAGCCATGGTAATCCTCCGTCTGACACATACAAACCCCTAAAG GGATACACGCCCGGTCGGAATCGGAAATGGAGGTACAGGTATAAAAAACTGGGGCCGGTCACTTGTGAAGAG TGCGGCGACGTGTTCCCGGGCTTCCGTATGTTCCAACGACACTTCGCGGACCAACACCCGGGCGAGCCGCGCGGCTTCTACCCGGAACGACGCGAGTTTGTGTGCGACCAGTGCGGGAAGATGTTCTGG AGTCTATCAGTGCTAAACGACCACAACCAAACGCACTGCGGTCTCGAGCCCTACAAGTGCGACAAGTGCGGCAAGACATTCTCCATGAAGAGCACTCTACATCGACATTTGAGCACGCACAAGCCGGCGCCGGAATGTAACCTGTGCGGGAAACAGTTCGCGGCGGTTTATAACTTGAAGAGGCATATACTG ATCCACATGAACGCCAAGCCGTACGCGTGCGAGCCATGCAACAAGCGTTTCTGCACTCCTTCAGAGAAGAAAGCGCACATCGCTCACTGTCACTTGGGAGTTCCGTATCCGAAGAAACGGCCCAAACATGAGAGGATGCTCAGG CCTTACAGACACAGATTAATAAAAATGGATATAGACGACTCAAATTCCACAATGACAGACCCCATCGAAGAAGAATTGATTCAAATGCACGAAGAATAA
- the LOC135085279 gene encoding zinc finger protein 892-like isoform X3 → MPTHQKAGICLVPDCLSAYYPGSRTRFHKFPVKLKERGKWLRSLGMKPSDYTKNGMICYLHFKSTDYKENNIRKKLKDDAVPSKLDCSDSSNSDIDLYSDAIKTALEKVQPGSSLSDTSDDDLNLSKIKKKIRKPKKKPKKVAHTIIKHTIVKNEKVTLQKKLQDSDVKTDEVLTQVCRICLATGCKMYSMKKYDLEQKYLLLTGITCDMFDDTKMPQVVCYECVKRLQNYVDFSTRSLTAWTVLMELIEQNTLTLDTIQQLDRQKSNLASKLALTVIEYEEIDDQKDSINDFNDTSKNDDDPKDVDFKFKPEFDINVSIDYNGEESDQWEEDNEVTTLTVANSDENSEEDVTEEYCTFGKKTITRAQYKKEFNKIFIEKTMNPQEQREEFENRKNNSVYLNSKFKCVQCYRGFQLEDKYDDHMKRHTNECGEFVCDICKTHYLSRIAIVKHIRASHDKIAKCRLCPFISSWKSAQATHKISHEGFRFRCSSCPKHYSKHSTYMYHVQSCHPEDAICHLCGESFTGIPPLQKHLQSKHLEGDLQIQPSTKSTQFGPVKKIKTTTKYTIVGYVTTCGDVFPGFRMFQRHFADQHPGEPRGFYPERREFVCDQCGKMFWSLSVLNDHNQTHCGLEPYKCDKCGKTFSMKSTLHRHLSTHKPAPECNLCGKQFAAVYNLKRHILIHMNAKPYACEPCNKRFCTPSEKKAHIAHCHLGVPYPKKRPKHERMLRPYRHRLIKMDIDDSNSTMTDPIEEELIQMHEE, encoded by the exons ATGCCGACACACCAAAAGGCGGGAATCTGTTTGGTTCCCGATTGTTTGTCCGCGTATTATCCAGGATCTCGCACACGCTTCCACAA ATTCCCTGTGAAATTGAAGGAAAGAGGCAAATGGTTGAGAAGTCTAGGAATGAAACCGTCAGATTATACAAAAAACGGCATGATATGCTACTTGCATTTTAAAAGTACGGACTACAAAGAGAACAATATCAGGAAGAAACTCAAAGACGATGCAGTGCCTTCTAAATTAGATTGTTCAGATTCGTCCAACTCAGATATTGATCTTTACag TGATGCCATCAAAACAGCTTTGGAAAAAGTCCAACCTGGATCGTCACTAAGTGACACTTCCGATGATGATCTCAATTTATCcaaaataaagaagaaaattagGAAACCTAAGAAGAAACCTAAAAAAGTAGCCCACACTATTATTAAACATACTATTGTTAAAAATGAGAAGGTTACATTGCAGAAGAAATTGCAGGATTCTGATGTCAAGACAGATGAAGTATTAACACAA gTGTGCAGAATATGTTTAGCAACAGGCTGCAAAATGTATTCAATGAAAAAGTATGATCTCGAACAAAAATACCTTTTGCTGACCGGAATCAcg TGTGACATGTTCGACGATACAAAAATGCCTCAAGTGGTATGTTACGAGTGCGTGAAACGCCTTCAAAACTATGTAGACTTCAGTACTAGGAGTCTTACTGCATGGACTGTACTGATGGAGCTTATTGAACAGAACACA CTTACACTGGACACAATACAGCAATTAGATCGCCAAAAAAGTAATCTAGCATCAAAATTGGCGCTCACAGTTATTGAGTATGAAGAAATCGACGACCAGAAGGATTCAATCAATGATTTTAATGACACTAGTAAAAACGATGATGATCCGAAAGACGtagattttaaatttaaaccgGAATTCGATATTAATGTATCTATTGATTATAACGGTGAGGAAAGTGACCAGTGGGAAGAAGATAATGAAGTGACAACGCTAACCGTGG CAAACAGCGATGAAAATTCAGAAGAAGATGTGACAGAAGAATACTGCACCTTTGGCAAGAAAACAATAACTCGCGCGCAATACaagaaagaatttaataaaatcttcatagagaagACCATGAATCCGCAAGAACAACGGGAGGAGTTCGAAAACAGAAAGAATAATTCTGTTTATTTGAATTCAAAGTTCAAATGCGTGCAGTGTTATAGAGGTTTTCAGTTGGAAGATAAATATGATGATCACATGAAGAGGCATACTAAT GAATGCGGCGAGTTCGTCTGTGACATATGTAAGACACACTACCTGAGTCGCATCGCCATAGTGAAGCATATTAG AGCGAGCCATGACAAGATCGCCAAATGCCGGTTGTGCCCGTTCATTTCTTCCTGGAAGTCCGCGCAGGCGACACACAAGATTTCCCATGAAGGCTTCCGCTTCCGCTGCAGTAGCTGCCCCAAGCACTACTC CAAACACTCGACATACATGTACCACGTGCAAAGCTGCCACCCGGAAGATGCAATCTGCCACCTTTGCGGCGAGTCGTTCACGGGAATCCCTCCGCTACAGAAGCACTTGCAGTCCAAGCACTTGGAGGGGGATTTACAG ATCCAGCCTTCGACAAAATCAACGCAATTCGGGCCCGTGAAGAAAATCAAAACTACCACAAAATACACCATAGTGGGCTACGTCACTACG TGCGGCGACGTGTTCCCGGGCTTCCGTATGTTCCAACGACACTTCGCGGACCAACACCCGGGCGAGCCGCGCGGCTTCTACCCGGAACGACGCGAGTTTGTGTGCGACCAGTGCGGGAAGATGTTCTGG AGTCTATCAGTGCTAAACGACCACAACCAAACGCACTGCGGTCTCGAGCCCTACAAGTGCGACAAGTGCGGCAAGACATTCTCCATGAAGAGCACTCTACATCGACATTTGAGCACGCACAAGCCGGCGCCGGAATGTAACCTGTGCGGGAAACAGTTCGCGGCGGTTTATAACTTGAAGAGGCATATACTG ATCCACATGAACGCCAAGCCGTACGCGTGCGAGCCATGCAACAAGCGTTTCTGCACTCCTTCAGAGAAGAAAGCGCACATCGCTCACTGTCACTTGGGAGTTCCGTATCCGAAGAAACGGCCCAAACATGAGAGGATGCTCAGG CCTTACAGACACAGATTAATAAAAATGGATATAGACGACTCAAATTCCACAATGACAGACCCCATCGAAGAAGAATTGATTCAAATGCACGAAGAATAA
- the LOC135085279 gene encoding zinc finger protein 836-like isoform X2: MPTHQKAGICLVPDCLSAYYPGSRTRFHKFPVKLKERGKWLRSLGMKPSDYTKNGMICYLHFKSTDYKENNIRKKLKDDAVPSKLDCSDSSNSDIDLYSDAIKTALEKVQPGSSLSDTSDDDLNLSKIKKKIRKPKKKPKKVAHTIIKHTIVKNEKVTLQKKLQDSDVKTDEVLTQVCRICLATGCKMYSMKKYDLEQKYLLLTGITCDMFDDTKMPQVVCYECVKRLQNYVDFSTRSLTAWTVLMELIEQNTLTLDTIQQLDRQKSNLASKLALTVIEYEEIDDQKDSINDFNDTSKNDDDPKDVDFKFKPEFDINVSIDYNGEESDQWEEDNEVTTLTVANSDENSEEDVTEEYCTFGKKTITRAQYKKEFNKIFIEKTMNPQEQREEFENRKNNSVYLNSKFKCVQCYRGFQLEDKYDDHMKRHTNECGEFVCDICKTHYLSRIAIVKHIRASHDKIAKCRLCPFISSWKSAQATHKISHEGFRFRCSSCPKHYSKHSTYMYHVQSCHPEDAICHLCGESFTGIPPLQKHLQSKHLEGDLQIQPSTKSTQFGPVKKIKTTTKYTIVGYVTTLPQDSPVCDQCNVQFLNKRALERHLRVSPSHGNPPSDTYKPLKCGDVFPGFRMFQRHFADQHPGEPRGFYPERREFVCDQCGKMFWSLSVLNDHNQTHCGLEPYKCDKCGKTFSMKSTLHRHLSTHKPAPECNLCGKQFAAVYNLKRHILIHMNAKPYACEPCNKRFCTPSEKKAHIAHCHLGVPYPKKRPKHERMLRPYRHRLIKMDIDDSNSTMTDPIEEELIQMHEE, encoded by the exons ATGCCGACACACCAAAAGGCGGGAATCTGTTTGGTTCCCGATTGTTTGTCCGCGTATTATCCAGGATCTCGCACACGCTTCCACAA ATTCCCTGTGAAATTGAAGGAAAGAGGCAAATGGTTGAGAAGTCTAGGAATGAAACCGTCAGATTATACAAAAAACGGCATGATATGCTACTTGCATTTTAAAAGTACGGACTACAAAGAGAACAATATCAGGAAGAAACTCAAAGACGATGCAGTGCCTTCTAAATTAGATTGTTCAGATTCGTCCAACTCAGATATTGATCTTTACag TGATGCCATCAAAACAGCTTTGGAAAAAGTCCAACCTGGATCGTCACTAAGTGACACTTCCGATGATGATCTCAATTTATCcaaaataaagaagaaaattagGAAACCTAAGAAGAAACCTAAAAAAGTAGCCCACACTATTATTAAACATACTATTGTTAAAAATGAGAAGGTTACATTGCAGAAGAAATTGCAGGATTCTGATGTCAAGACAGATGAAGTATTAACACAA gTGTGCAGAATATGTTTAGCAACAGGCTGCAAAATGTATTCAATGAAAAAGTATGATCTCGAACAAAAATACCTTTTGCTGACCGGAATCAcg TGTGACATGTTCGACGATACAAAAATGCCTCAAGTGGTATGTTACGAGTGCGTGAAACGCCTTCAAAACTATGTAGACTTCAGTACTAGGAGTCTTACTGCATGGACTGTACTGATGGAGCTTATTGAACAGAACACA CTTACACTGGACACAATACAGCAATTAGATCGCCAAAAAAGTAATCTAGCATCAAAATTGGCGCTCACAGTTATTGAGTATGAAGAAATCGACGACCAGAAGGATTCAATCAATGATTTTAATGACACTAGTAAAAACGATGATGATCCGAAAGACGtagattttaaatttaaaccgGAATTCGATATTAATGTATCTATTGATTATAACGGTGAGGAAAGTGACCAGTGGGAAGAAGATAATGAAGTGACAACGCTAACCGTGG CAAACAGCGATGAAAATTCAGAAGAAGATGTGACAGAAGAATACTGCACCTTTGGCAAGAAAACAATAACTCGCGCGCAATACaagaaagaatttaataaaatcttcatagagaagACCATGAATCCGCAAGAACAACGGGAGGAGTTCGAAAACAGAAAGAATAATTCTGTTTATTTGAATTCAAAGTTCAAATGCGTGCAGTGTTATAGAGGTTTTCAGTTGGAAGATAAATATGATGATCACATGAAGAGGCATACTAAT GAATGCGGCGAGTTCGTCTGTGACATATGTAAGACACACTACCTGAGTCGCATCGCCATAGTGAAGCATATTAG AGCGAGCCATGACAAGATCGCCAAATGCCGGTTGTGCCCGTTCATTTCTTCCTGGAAGTCCGCGCAGGCGACACACAAGATTTCCCATGAAGGCTTCCGCTTCCGCTGCAGTAGCTGCCCCAAGCACTACTC CAAACACTCGACATACATGTACCACGTGCAAAGCTGCCACCCGGAAGATGCAATCTGCCACCTTTGCGGCGAGTCGTTCACGGGAATCCCTCCGCTACAGAAGCACTTGCAGTCCAAGCACTTGGAGGGGGATTTACAG ATCCAGCCTTCGACAAAATCAACGCAATTCGGGCCCGTGAAGAAAATCAAAACTACCACAAAATACACCATAGTGGGCTACGTCACTACG CTGCCCCAAGACAGCCCAGTCTGCGACCAATGCAACGTGCAGTTCTTAAACAAGCGCGCGCTTGAGCGTCATCTACGTGTGTCCCCGAGCCATGGTAATCCTCCGTCTGACACATACAAACCCCTAAAG TGCGGCGACGTGTTCCCGGGCTTCCGTATGTTCCAACGACACTTCGCGGACCAACACCCGGGCGAGCCGCGCGGCTTCTACCCGGAACGACGCGAGTTTGTGTGCGACCAGTGCGGGAAGATGTTCTGG AGTCTATCAGTGCTAAACGACCACAACCAAACGCACTGCGGTCTCGAGCCCTACAAGTGCGACAAGTGCGGCAAGACATTCTCCATGAAGAGCACTCTACATCGACATTTGAGCACGCACAAGCCGGCGCCGGAATGTAACCTGTGCGGGAAACAGTTCGCGGCGGTTTATAACTTGAAGAGGCATATACTG ATCCACATGAACGCCAAGCCGTACGCGTGCGAGCCATGCAACAAGCGTTTCTGCACTCCTTCAGAGAAGAAAGCGCACATCGCTCACTGTCACTTGGGAGTTCCGTATCCGAAGAAACGGCCCAAACATGAGAGGATGCTCAGG CCTTACAGACACAGATTAATAAAAATGGATATAGACGACTCAAATTCCACAATGACAGACCCCATCGAAGAAGAATTGATTCAAATGCACGAAGAATAA